From the genome of Thermogutta terrifontis, one region includes:
- a CDS encoding DUF5752 family protein, with protein sequence MTFIVKDCALIPLSTGLRASNLSEFKAALAMAPTECIYHHFWGALLQPRFDDPEFKNDFAVWVYREIRDEVLAELLAIIDPADYSDLEVLRGEIIELIEQRIEQKEWLAWIPATRPFYFLRAQIVVFDTGRRAETVEDLAALLPELSPGSVFYHVIDARRRSPVCCDDFSAWLEGLGEGYEPLRHALSEIDPYFGSLTDLRSQLINAFHSFLHAEKV encoded by the coding sequence ATGACTTTCATTGTCAAAGACTGCGCACTGATTCCTCTTTCAACAGGGCTCAGGGCAAGCAATCTCAGTGAGTTCAAAGCGGCGCTGGCCATGGCGCCGACCGAGTGCATCTACCATCATTTCTGGGGTGCCCTGCTTCAGCCCCGGTTTGACGACCCGGAGTTCAAAAACGACTTCGCGGTTTGGGTGTATCGGGAAATCCGAGACGAAGTTTTGGCAGAATTGCTGGCGATCATTGATCCGGCGGATTATAGCGACCTGGAGGTCCTTCGCGGCGAAATCATTGAGCTGATCGAACAGAGAATCGAACAGAAGGAGTGGCTGGCGTGGATCCCCGCGACCCGGCCGTTTTATTTCCTTCGAGCCCAAATTGTGGTGTTCGATACGGGGCGCCGGGCGGAGACCGTCGAGGACCTGGCGGCTTTGCTGCCGGAGCTTTCGCCGGGCTCGGTGTTCTACCATGTCATCGACGCCAGACGACGATCTCCAGTGTGCTGCGACGACTTCTCGGCCTGGCTGGAGGGGTTAGGGGAGGGTTATGAGCCTTTACGGCATGCTCTGTCTGAAATTGATCCGTATTTCGGCAGTCTGACCGATCTACGCTCACAGTTGATCAACGCATTCCACTCTTTCTTGCATGCGGAGAAGGTATGA
- a CDS encoding glycosyltransferase, whose product MTELLERYAEVAGPDAVAQLRQLAEPLKGMKVVHVNSTRVGGGVAEILNQLVPLLRELGVNAEWHVIEGNAAFFTCTKKFHNCLQGAVDRPSEQDLAIYEQVNAENAERLAPVLKEADVVFIHDPQPAALIRHFPERKGKWIWRCHIDASHPDRSVWRYLRQFLKDYDASIFSLPDFARALPHPQYLIAPAIDPFSGKNCDLSEDFIDAVASDFNLDRGRPLLVQVSRFDRFKDPLGVIRAYQITKRFFPSVQLVLAGGGATDDPEGGMVLAEVRAAAAGDPNIHVLELPSDAHRIINAFQRLATIVLQKSTREGFGLTVTEALWKGKPVIGGNAGGIRLQVINHHTGFLVSSPEGAAMRIRYLLERPDQAQRMGEKGRKYVRENFLMTRLARDHLTLMVALLRREIERIDTTQWRS is encoded by the coding sequence ATGACGGAACTACTTGAACGCTATGCAGAGGTTGCTGGTCCCGACGCGGTGGCCCAGTTACGACAGTTGGCTGAGCCACTCAAGGGGATGAAAGTCGTCCACGTCAACTCGACAAGAGTGGGTGGAGGGGTCGCTGAGATTCTCAATCAGTTGGTTCCTCTCCTCCGCGAACTTGGCGTCAATGCGGAATGGCATGTAATCGAGGGGAACGCGGCGTTTTTCACCTGTACGAAGAAATTTCATAACTGTCTTCAGGGCGCTGTGGATCGACCCAGCGAACAGGATCTGGCGATTTACGAGCAGGTCAACGCGGAGAATGCCGAGCGGTTGGCTCCCGTGCTCAAGGAAGCGGATGTCGTTTTCATCCATGATCCGCAGCCGGCAGCACTCATTCGGCACTTTCCTGAACGGAAAGGGAAATGGATTTGGCGGTGTCACATCGATGCCAGTCATCCGGACCGAAGCGTGTGGCGGTACCTGCGTCAATTTCTGAAAGACTACGATGCCAGCATCTTTTCCCTTCCGGACTTTGCACGGGCGCTTCCTCACCCTCAATACCTGATTGCGCCAGCGATCGACCCGTTCAGTGGAAAAAACTGTGATCTCTCGGAAGACTTCATTGACGCGGTAGCCAGCGATTTCAACCTGGACAGGGGGCGTCCCTTGCTTGTTCAGGTGTCGCGATTTGATCGCTTCAAGGATCCGCTTGGGGTTATCCGCGCGTACCAGATCACCAAGCGATTTTTCCCGTCTGTTCAGCTCGTGCTGGCGGGCGGTGGAGCTACCGACGATCCCGAGGGCGGCATGGTCCTTGCCGAAGTTCGCGCGGCAGCCGCGGGCGATCCCAACATCCACGTTTTGGAACTTCCTAGTGATGCCCACCGCATTATTAACGCCTTTCAGCGTCTGGCCACGATTGTCCTTCAGAAGTCCACCCGGGAGGGATTTGGATTGACGGTGACCGAAGCTCTCTGGAAAGGCAAACCGGTGATTGGGGGGAATGCAGGGGGAATCCGACTCCAGGTGATCAACCACCACACCGGTTTCCTGGTGAGTTCTCCGGAGGGGGCCGCCATGCGAATTCGCTACCTCCTGGAACGCCCTGATCAGGCCCAGCGTATGGGCGAGAAAGGGCGGAAGTACGTGCGAGAAAATTTCCTCATGACTCGGCTGGCGCGCGACCATCTGACCTTGATGGTGGCCCTGCTCCGCCGGGAAATCGAAAGGATTGACACGACCCAATGGAGATCCTGA
- the otsB gene encoding trehalose-phosphatase, whose translation MEILKNPHKLPAILDLLAQGAQGVLLCDYDGTLAPFCEDPRKAVPYSWVPALLGEIQREGTRVIVVTGRLAEDLTVLLPLSGVEIWGSHGRERLFPDGRRWVWEPDPHAEQLLDTIKTELSREWPDVRMERKVGCLAIHFRGLPDQDVQRLQQSIADFLHRQDSSGLLERRAFHLGVELQISGPTKGDAVRGILQELGDRRTAVAFLGDDRTDEDAFRALGEAGLSVLVSPTPRETYADVRLENEGEVHDFLRRWLNAARKGGDHDRQ comes from the coding sequence ATGGAGATCCTGAAAAACCCTCACAAATTGCCAGCGATCCTTGATTTGCTGGCACAAGGGGCTCAGGGGGTTCTCCTTTGCGATTACGACGGGACGTTGGCACCTTTTTGTGAGGACCCACGAAAGGCCGTTCCCTATTCCTGGGTTCCTGCCCTTTTGGGGGAGATTCAGCGAGAAGGAACCCGAGTGATTGTAGTGACGGGACGGCTCGCTGAGGATCTCACGGTTCTTCTTCCCCTCTCAGGAGTTGAAATCTGGGGCAGTCATGGCCGCGAGCGGCTTTTTCCGGATGGCCGACGGTGGGTGTGGGAACCGGATCCACACGCCGAGCAACTCCTCGACACTATTAAAACGGAGCTTTCTCGAGAATGGCCGGATGTGCGGATGGAACGGAAAGTGGGATGCCTCGCAATCCACTTCCGCGGCCTGCCCGACCAGGACGTGCAACGGCTGCAGCAGTCAATCGCGGACTTTCTCCATCGGCAGGATTCCAGCGGCCTTTTGGAGAGGAGAGCTTTCCATCTTGGAGTGGAACTCCAGATATCGGGACCTACAAAAGGGGACGCCGTGCGGGGAATTCTTCAGGAACTGGGGGATCGGAGAACGGCGGTGGCTTTTCTGGGAGACGATCGGACGGACGAGGATGCCTTTCGTGCTCTGGGAGAAGCGGGGCTGAGCGTGCTTGTCAGTCCGACACCACGAGAGACGTACGCAGACGTTCGTCTGGAAAATGAAGGGGAAGTTCACGACTTCCTTCGTCGCTGGCTGAACGCTGCGAGGAAAGGAGGAGATCATGACCGGCAATAA
- a CDS encoding alpha,alpha-trehalose-phosphate synthase (UDP-forming), with protein MTGNKKGQRLLIVSNRLPLKLTRERSGTWRLDRGSGGLVTALAPVLRNRGGVWIGWPGIPQEKAPPNLGELLDRAGRDLGYRIAPVGLSRREQRLFYEGFSNEVIWPLFHELPTLANFDPTYWLAYHQVNRKYAEAIAAESQPDYFVWVHDYQLMLVAQELRALGVNSYVAFFLHIPFPPLDVFLKIPWRLEILNALLQFDLLGVQTARDRRNLLDCFRALMPDVKWHGRGRVVVGQVNDRFVRIGDFPISIDYRSFVRRAGSKEVLAVRDGIRKTLANCKILLGVDRLDYTKGIPHRLQAFREALREYPDLVGKTTLIQVVVPSRTGVPQYRRLRAEIERLVGTINGEFTKPGWVPIHYIFRSLAPDELLGYYRAADVALITPLKDGMNLIAKEYCVTNVDNDGVLILSEFAGAASQLQHGAILVNPFHVQQVASAIHQACTMPITERKRRMKKLRQSIRKQDIFWWVDSFLRSAIAKDLSEFPQLDEYMPLTTRPEPIASIPGA; from the coding sequence ATGACCGGCAATAAAAAAGGTCAACGGTTGCTCATCGTTTCCAACCGTTTGCCTCTCAAACTCACCCGAGAACGGAGCGGGACCTGGCGGCTCGACCGCGGCAGCGGCGGTCTGGTGACGGCCCTGGCCCCGGTGTTGCGGAACCGAGGGGGAGTGTGGATTGGCTGGCCGGGCATTCCCCAGGAAAAAGCGCCCCCGAATCTCGGTGAGCTCCTCGATCGCGCAGGCCGCGACCTCGGCTACCGCATTGCACCAGTTGGATTGTCCCGCCGGGAACAGCGACTTTTCTATGAAGGATTCTCCAACGAAGTGATTTGGCCATTATTCCATGAATTGCCGACGTTAGCCAACTTCGATCCAACTTATTGGCTTGCTTACCACCAGGTGAACCGCAAGTACGCCGAGGCTATCGCCGCAGAATCACAACCCGATTATTTCGTCTGGGTCCACGATTATCAGCTCATGCTGGTGGCCCAGGAGTTGCGTGCTCTGGGCGTGAACAGCTATGTGGCTTTTTTTCTTCACATTCCCTTTCCGCCGCTCGACGTCTTTCTCAAAATTCCCTGGCGGTTGGAGATTCTCAATGCCCTTCTCCAGTTTGATCTCCTGGGCGTGCAGACAGCGCGAGATAGGCGAAACCTGCTGGATTGCTTCCGTGCGCTGATGCCGGACGTGAAATGGCACGGACGTGGTCGCGTGGTCGTGGGACAGGTCAACGACCGATTCGTGCGGATTGGAGATTTCCCCATTTCCATTGATTATCGGTCTTTTGTTCGCCGGGCAGGCTCTAAAGAAGTCCTGGCAGTCAGAGATGGGATCCGCAAAACATTGGCCAACTGTAAAATCCTGCTGGGAGTGGATCGGCTCGACTACACGAAGGGGATTCCTCACCGGCTGCAGGCATTCCGTGAGGCATTAAGGGAGTATCCCGATCTGGTAGGCAAGACCACGCTGATCCAGGTTGTGGTGCCCAGCAGAACGGGCGTTCCGCAGTACCGCCGGTTGCGTGCAGAAATCGAACGGCTTGTGGGGACCATCAATGGTGAGTTTACCAAACCGGGCTGGGTCCCCATTCATTATATCTTCCGTTCTCTCGCTCCTGACGAGCTTCTGGGGTATTACCGCGCGGCTGATGTGGCGCTCATCACGCCGCTCAAAGATGGTATGAACCTGATCGCCAAAGAATACTGCGTGACGAACGTGGATAATGACGGAGTGCTGATTCTGAGTGAATTTGCCGGAGCAGCTTCTCAACTTCAACATGGGGCCATCCTTGTGAACCCGTTCCATGTCCAGCAGGTTGCCTCCGCGATTCATCAAGCATGTACGATGCCGATCACAGAGCGCAAGCGGCGAATGAAAAAACTGCGGCAGTCTATTCGGAAGCAGGATATTTTCTGGTGGGTGGACTCTTTTCTGCGGAGTGCAATCGCCAAAGACCTCAGCGAGTTTCCCCAGTTGGACGAGTACATGCCCCTCACAACCCGGCCGGAACCTATTGCCAGTATCCCTGGGGCATAG
- a CDS encoding sulfatase-like hydrolase/transferase yields the protein MKRFLLYVLLCVLGGGLQGRWGGVAMAADRPNFLILITDDQRYDALGVVQRELGERGRFPWFETPHMDRLAAEGVRFRNAFVVNSLCAPSRAVMLTGRYNHLNGVASNFRPFPVDNVTYATLLQRAGYVTGYFGKWHMDSQRERPGFDFFASLVGQGQYFDCPLLVQGVETATTGWVDDVTTDHLIQFIRENSRKERPWLAVLGFKSPHGPFTPPERAKERFAGCLAKRTPNFDVRPPYLGAGRNPTKPVADEVAPGEVPVNLDYFRCISAVDDCVGRILEALDQCGVADNTLVIFQSDNGFYLGEHGLGDKRSAYEESLRIPLLARYPRAIPKGLVRNEMVLNLDLAPTILDFAGVPIPREMQGQSWRPLAEGKQIPWRKAWLYEYFAEKQRNSRVPDIVAVRTESAKLITYPGHEDWTELFDLKTDPYETKNLYNEPSAAKLRAELEAELTRLRQELGYRVPEYVDRPDWWGGTPPDPNAPPEICLDYRFDAASSVDRILDQSPHGNHGVNHGTTVRSVPGNGAVRVFAGNSHIEVPKSSSLNPAGMSWTVEVTFHPEKPDGVLVARGGQSHGYALWLRQGHPVWTVVIENKPFSVEANESVEGWVTLRGVITPQHTAELYMNGKLVARRPLPDFIVTDPNDSMQIGADTGSPIVPPGTPKFQGEIRRVTIWRGAQRPSP from the coding sequence ATGAAGAGATTCCTTTTGTATGTTCTGCTGTGTGTGCTTGGAGGCGGATTACAAGGTAGATGGGGCGGCGTAGCTATGGCGGCGGATCGCCCCAATTTTTTGATCCTCATCACCGACGACCAACGGTACGACGCCCTCGGCGTGGTTCAGAGGGAACTTGGTGAGCGCGGCCGTTTTCCCTGGTTTGAAACTCCCCATATGGATCGCCTGGCGGCCGAGGGGGTGCGATTCCGTAATGCGTTTGTCGTGAATTCGCTGTGTGCGCCCAGTCGCGCTGTGATGTTGACCGGTCGTTATAACCATCTGAACGGCGTCGCTTCCAATTTTCGCCCCTTTCCAGTGGATAATGTGACCTATGCCACACTTCTCCAGCGCGCCGGCTACGTGACAGGTTATTTTGGTAAATGGCACATGGACAGTCAGCGGGAGCGACCGGGATTCGACTTTTTTGCCAGTTTAGTTGGCCAGGGGCAATACTTCGATTGCCCACTCCTGGTTCAGGGTGTGGAAACTGCCACCACGGGCTGGGTGGATGATGTCACCACCGACCACCTCATTCAGTTCATTCGCGAGAATTCTCGGAAAGAACGTCCATGGCTGGCCGTCCTGGGGTTTAAGAGTCCTCATGGTCCTTTCACACCACCGGAGCGGGCAAAAGAACGCTTTGCTGGATGTCTGGCCAAACGCACGCCAAACTTCGATGTTCGGCCGCCCTACCTGGGTGCCGGCCGCAACCCGACAAAACCGGTGGCCGATGAGGTTGCGCCGGGTGAGGTACCAGTGAATCTGGATTATTTCCGCTGCATCAGCGCCGTTGATGATTGCGTGGGACGAATTCTGGAGGCACTCGATCAGTGTGGAGTCGCAGACAACACGTTGGTTATCTTTCAAAGTGACAACGGATTCTACCTGGGCGAACACGGTCTGGGGGACAAGCGCAGCGCTTACGAGGAGAGTCTGCGGATTCCTCTTCTGGCCCGCTATCCGAGAGCCATTCCGAAGGGGTTAGTCCGCAACGAAATGGTGCTCAACCTCGATCTGGCTCCGACGATTCTCGACTTCGCCGGTGTTCCAATTCCCCGGGAGATGCAGGGGCAAAGCTGGCGGCCTCTGGCTGAAGGAAAACAAATCCCTTGGCGGAAAGCCTGGTTGTATGAATATTTTGCGGAAAAGCAGCGAAACAGCCGGGTTCCAGACATCGTGGCTGTGCGCACGGAGTCCGCCAAGCTGATCACGTATCCTGGACACGAGGATTGGACCGAGTTGTTTGATCTGAAGACAGATCCTTACGAAACAAAGAACCTCTATAACGAGCCGTCGGCTGCAAAACTTCGGGCCGAATTGGAAGCTGAATTGACTCGCTTGCGGCAGGAGCTGGGATACCGCGTGCCCGAGTATGTGGACCGGCCCGACTGGTGGGGAGGAACGCCGCCCGACCCCAACGCACCACCGGAAATCTGCCTCGACTATCGTTTTGATGCCGCCTCTTCGGTAGATAGGATTCTTGATCAATCCCCGCACGGCAATCACGGCGTTAACCATGGTACGACCGTACGGTCTGTGCCAGGAAACGGGGCCGTCCGTGTCTTCGCCGGGAATTCCCATATCGAGGTCCCCAAATCATCGAGTCTCAATCCCGCAGGAATGTCCTGGACCGTGGAAGTGACTTTTCATCCCGAAAAGCCTGATGGGGTACTCGTGGCACGCGGAGGACAGTCGCACGGATACGCCCTCTGGCTTCGTCAGGGACACCCGGTGTGGACTGTTGTCATCGAGAACAAACCGTTTTCCGTTGAGGCAAATGAATCCGTGGAAGGGTGGGTGACATTACGGGGCGTCATCACACCGCAGCACACCGCCGAGCTTTACATGAACGGCAAACTGGTTGCACGGCGTCCCCTGCCGGATTTCATCGTTACGGATCCCAATGACTCGATGCAGATCGGGGCTGACACAGGAAGCCCGATTGTCCCTCCGGGTACGCCGAAATTTCAGGGGGAAATCAGGCGAGTAACGATTTGGAGGGGTGCTCAGCGCCCGTCGCCCTGA
- a CDS encoding DegT/DnrJ/EryC1/StrS family aminotransferase, which yields MSEISLIECFHTSGSDQLAIFGGAPIRETRFPPWPVFEEDEIAAVVDVLRSGRVNYWTGQQVRRFEEEFAQAVGCRYAVAVANGTVALEAALEALGIGPGDDVVVTCRSFVASAACVLRVGARPVFADVDPDSQNITRESIEAVLTPRTRAVICVHLAGWPCDMDPIMDLAERKGLFVVEDCAQAHGAGYKGRSVGSLGHIAAFSFCQDKIITTGGEGGMVTTNDPALWRKVWSLKDHGKDFDRAHQPADGTFRWLHDNLGTNWRMTEVQGAIGRIALGKLDEWVRTRQTNAQLLRQYLLAIPSLRIPQPPTSIEHSYYKFYAFLREEYLRPDWNRDRIIAAINAEGIPCGSGACPEIYRERLFQQRGLIPARPCRVAQQLGETSLMFLVHPTLGAREMLETAMAVEKVLRVATEW from the coding sequence ATGAGCGAAATAAGTTTAATCGAGTGTTTTCATACAAGCGGATCCGATCAATTAGCGATCTTCGGCGGAGCCCCAATTCGCGAAACCCGCTTTCCACCTTGGCCGGTTTTTGAAGAGGACGAGATTGCAGCGGTGGTTGACGTACTGCGGAGTGGCAGAGTCAACTACTGGACCGGTCAACAGGTTCGCCGGTTTGAAGAGGAATTTGCTCAGGCCGTGGGTTGCCGTTATGCCGTGGCGGTTGCCAACGGGACGGTGGCCCTTGAGGCGGCTCTCGAAGCTCTCGGCATTGGTCCCGGCGATGATGTTGTGGTGACCTGCCGGAGCTTCGTTGCCTCCGCCGCTTGTGTTCTTCGCGTGGGGGCAAGACCTGTTTTCGCCGATGTCGATCCGGACAGCCAGAACATCACCCGGGAAAGCATCGAAGCGGTCCTGACTCCAAGGACTCGTGCGGTTATTTGTGTCCATCTGGCCGGCTGGCCGTGCGACATGGATCCCATCATGGATCTTGCCGAGCGCAAAGGCCTCTTTGTGGTAGAAGACTGTGCCCAGGCGCACGGCGCTGGTTACAAGGGCCGGTCAGTCGGATCCCTGGGTCATATCGCGGCCTTTTCCTTTTGTCAGGACAAGATTATCACCACAGGCGGGGAAGGGGGGATGGTCACCACGAACGACCCCGCTCTTTGGCGCAAGGTGTGGAGCCTCAAAGACCACGGAAAAGATTTCGACAGGGCACACCAGCCCGCTGACGGCACTTTCCGCTGGTTGCATGACAACCTTGGAACGAACTGGCGAATGACGGAGGTGCAGGGAGCGATCGGGCGGATCGCGTTAGGGAAGCTCGATGAGTGGGTCCGGACGAGGCAGACCAACGCGCAACTTCTGCGGCAATATCTGCTTGCCATTCCGTCCCTGCGCATTCCGCAACCTCCTACTTCCATCGAGCACAGCTATTACAAGTTCTATGCATTTCTTCGCGAGGAATATCTGAGACCGGATTGGAACCGTGACAGGATCATCGCGGCCATTAATGCAGAGGGGATTCCGTGTGGCTCGGGTGCCTGTCCCGAGATTTACCGGGAACGCCTCTTCCAGCAACGCGGTCTGATTCCTGCCCGCCCATGCCGGGTGGCGCAACAGCTTGGCGAAACAAGTCTCATGTTTCTCGTGCATCCCACCCTCGGTGCACGGGAAATGCTGGAGACAGCTATGGCCGTGGAGAAGGTTCTCCGTGTCGCGACGGAATGGTAA
- a CDS encoding GNAT family N-acetyltransferase translates to MAQMQILQPYQRQIWCDVLTRCGWFDVYHLPEYYLAVRTVDEGTALLLVYEEDPYIAALPILIRGLGSIPELNADHWYDASSAYGYPGLLTNCRPEAPGAEAFRNNWQKALQHALKSLRTVALFVRQHPLHPTEWMWQGIATVKPLGQTVVLDLHLTEAEQLQMIRHDHRSDIKKGTKRGITIVEDQHLNRMHEFQKLYELTMQAVNAEPYYFFPRSYYDDLRRHLNGRIKLFFAVHEGRSIAGSLFFHCGSVLQYHLSGADPTLGRERAMATKMIIDTVRRWGTANGFRWLHLGGGLGARQDSLFQFKAGFSHLRCDYSVVNYIVEPEVYNELVRRRFGNDAALSTANGWFPAYRSPSVKKAA, encoded by the coding sequence ATGGCACAAATGCAAATCCTTCAGCCCTATCAACGGCAAATCTGGTGTGATGTCTTGACTCGCTGCGGCTGGTTCGACGTCTATCATCTACCCGAGTATTATCTGGCCGTTCGAACGGTGGACGAGGGAACCGCGCTTTTGTTGGTATATGAGGAAGATCCCTACATCGCGGCACTTCCCATCCTGATTCGTGGCCTCGGCAGTATACCGGAGCTAAACGCCGATCACTGGTACGACGCCAGTTCGGCCTATGGTTATCCCGGGCTTCTGACGAACTGTCGCCCCGAGGCGCCGGGAGCGGAAGCCTTTCGCAATAACTGGCAAAAGGCGTTGCAGCATGCGCTGAAAAGTTTGCGAACCGTCGCCCTCTTCGTCCGCCAACACCCACTGCACCCAACGGAATGGATGTGGCAGGGAATCGCCACTGTGAAACCTCTCGGGCAAACGGTTGTGCTCGACCTCCACCTAACCGAAGCCGAGCAGCTCCAGATGATTCGGCATGACCATCGCAGCGACATAAAGAAAGGCACGAAACGAGGCATAACAATCGTCGAGGATCAACACCTGAACCGAATGCATGAATTTCAGAAACTTTACGAATTAACGATGCAGGCAGTCAACGCCGAGCCTTATTACTTCTTTCCAAGGTCATATTATGATGATCTCCGTCGGCACCTCAATGGAAGAATCAAGCTCTTTTTTGCAGTACATGAAGGCAGATCAATCGCCGGCTCTTTGTTCTTTCACTGCGGCAGCGTGCTTCAATATCACCTCAGCGGGGCAGATCCCACACTCGGCCGGGAAAGAGCCATGGCAACCAAAATGATCATCGATACCGTCCGACGCTGGGGAACGGCCAATGGTTTTCGGTGGCTGCATCTGGGAGGCGGACTCGGGGCGCGGCAAGACTCGCTCTTTCAATTCAAAGCAGGATTTTCCCACCTGCGCTGCGACTACTCGGTGGTTAACTACATCGTAGAACCAGAGGTTTACAACGAGCTTGTGCGACGCCGTTTTGGAAACGACGCGGCTCTGTCTACGGCCAATGGTTGGTTTCCCGCGTATCGCTCTCCAAGCGTGAAGAAGGCCGCTTAG
- a CDS encoding glycosyltransferase family 4 protein — protein sequence MRILLINQHFAVPRLATGTFPFVLASGLARRGHQVTVLTTDQAAGRGGSYVTNEEGVEVHWARIAYSNKMPYWRRIVAFFAFAAWCIRHIRRLPPFDLVYAASSPLTVALPGVYASRRWRCPMVFEVCDLWPEVPIALGALRSPLSIAAARWLERFAYRNAAFVIARSPMMADGVVATGYPRERVRVVPNACDFKRFDVPGEWGRSLRQENQWLANRPLVLYAGAFGLVNGCSYIVRLAAEVQKSLPEARFLLLGRGREESLIRELAEQLGVLNRTLYIHPPVPKDEVPRFFSAADMTMSTVIDVPALHKNCANKFFDSLAAGRPIAINHEGWLADLIREHDCGLVLPAKKICKAAQMMVTALKDPTWLREAGRRAYQLGRKQFDAQKCVDEVEATLYAAIGDHELKRHKAAA from the coding sequence ATGAGAATCCTGCTTATCAACCAGCATTTTGCAGTTCCCCGGTTGGCAACCGGTACTTTTCCTTTCGTGCTAGCGTCGGGCCTTGCGCGCCGGGGCCATCAGGTCACGGTGTTGACGACTGATCAAGCGGCAGGACGCGGTGGGAGTTATGTCACGAACGAGGAAGGCGTCGAGGTTCATTGGGCCCGGATCGCCTATTCAAACAAGATGCCCTACTGGCGCAGGATTGTGGCTTTTTTCGCATTTGCCGCCTGGTGCATCCGGCACATTCGACGGCTTCCGCCATTTGATCTGGTGTATGCGGCCAGCTCACCGCTCACCGTGGCCCTGCCCGGCGTTTACGCCTCCCGGCGCTGGCGCTGTCCCATGGTTTTTGAGGTGTGTGACCTCTGGCCGGAGGTCCCCATCGCTCTGGGGGCCTTGCGAAGTCCCCTCAGCATAGCGGCGGCCCGATGGCTAGAACGGTTCGCCTACCGCAACGCTGCTTTCGTGATCGCTCGCTCGCCCATGATGGCTGACGGCGTGGTGGCCACGGGCTATCCGCGAGAGCGGGTGCGAGTAGTGCCCAATGCCTGTGACTTCAAGCGATTCGACGTCCCTGGTGAATGGGGGCGCTCGCTCCGCCAGGAGAATCAATGGCTGGCCAACCGGCCCCTCGTCCTGTACGCGGGCGCTTTCGGGTTGGTCAATGGTTGTTCCTACATCGTTCGTCTCGCAGCGGAAGTACAAAAGAGCCTTCCCGAAGCCCGGTTTCTTCTGTTAGGACGCGGCCGAGAGGAATCACTTATTCGCGAACTGGCCGAACAACTGGGGGTTCTCAATCGGACGCTCTACATCCACCCACCGGTCCCCAAGGATGAAGTACCGCGGTTTTTCTCAGCGGCCGATATGACAATGTCAACCGTTATCGACGTACCTGCGCTTCATAAGAACTGTGCTAACAAGTTCTTTGACAGCCTCGCTGCCGGGCGCCCCATTGCCATCAACCATGAAGGCTGGCTGGCGGACCTGATCAGAGAGCATGACTGCGGGCTGGTGCTGCCGGCCAAAAAGATTTGCAAGGCCGCTCAGATGATGGTCACGGCCCTGAAAGATCCGACATGGCTTCGCGAAGCCGGGCGCCGCGCCTATCAACTGGGACGAAAACAGTTTGACGCCCAAAAGTGCGTGGATGAGGTAGAAGCCACGCTCTATGCTGCCATTGGAGATCACGAGCTGAAACGTCACAAAGCGGCTGCTTAA